One Fuerstiella marisgermanici DNA window includes the following coding sequences:
- a CDS encoding antibiotic biosynthesis monooxygenase family protein, with the protein MEVVSHMIVRTSPGKRDAAIEAYRKRDVLRECADVIPGFIRGELLVCQDDLDVLCVATHWKSADDYQQWLDHPLRADQSNELVPFAAAAPESSVYEVGLSWIAT; encoded by the coding sequence ATGGAAGTTGTTAGTCACATGATTGTCAGAACGTCCCCTGGCAAACGAGACGCTGCGATCGAGGCGTACCGAAAGCGAGACGTGTTGCGCGAGTGCGCCGATGTGATCCCGGGATTTATCCGAGGCGAATTGTTGGTTTGCCAAGACGACTTGGACGTTCTTTGCGTCGCCACTCACTGGAAATCTGCCGACGACTACCAACAGTGGCTCGACCACCCGTTGCGAGCCGACCAGTCAAACGAGTTAGTGCCCTTCGCGGCCGCCGCCCCGGAAAGCTCGGTGTATGAAGTTGGCCTGTCGTGGATTGCCACGTAG
- a CDS encoding DUF1269 domain-containing protein, which yields MSKFVVAVFDTEEGAYKGSQALKDLHRDGDVSLYAEAIIEKNNDGKVAVKSAADEGPLGAALGLLTGSMVGAFAGPVGLLAGASVGTLSGLWYDMWNAGVDGDFVSRVGEKLEVGKCALVAEVNEDWQTPLDSRMKDLGGQVYRRWRIDVEDEQIERDIAATKREVAELKDEWKEATDETKASVKAKLDAAQDSLSSLGDKATRKLSDMKAETEAKIGAIEDQIKTASAERKGKLEARRDALNEDLAKRSEKLKQAGQLIGEAVTGS from the coding sequence ATGAGTAAGTTTGTAGTTGCGGTTTTCGATACTGAGGAAGGCGCATACAAAGGGAGCCAGGCGCTTAAGGACCTGCATCGCGACGGGGATGTCTCGCTTTATGCGGAAGCGATCATTGAAAAGAACAATGACGGAAAAGTCGCTGTCAAGTCTGCAGCGGATGAAGGTCCGCTTGGCGCTGCTCTGGGCCTCTTAACTGGAAGCATGGTTGGCGCGTTTGCTGGTCCAGTCGGCCTGCTTGCCGGTGCTTCAGTCGGAACGTTGTCAGGTTTGTGGTACGACATGTGGAATGCTGGTGTCGATGGTGACTTTGTATCGAGAGTCGGCGAGAAGCTAGAGGTCGGTAAATGTGCGTTGGTTGCGGAGGTGAATGAGGACTGGCAAACTCCACTCGACTCCCGCATGAAAGATCTCGGCGGACAGGTTTATCGTCGCTGGCGAATTGACGTTGAGGACGAGCAAATTGAACGGGACATTGCAGCTACAAAACGAGAAGTTGCAGAGCTGAAGGACGAATGGAAAGAGGCCACTGACGAGACGAAGGCGAGCGTCAAAGCCAAGCTTGATGCCGCTCAAGATTCGTTGAGTTCGCTTGGGGATAAGGCGACCAGGAAGCTTTCCGACATGAAAGCGGAAACGGAGGCCAAGATCGGCGCGATCGAGGATCAGATTAAAACGGCCAGTGCTGAGCGCAAAGGAAAGCTGGAAGCCCGCCGCGACGCACTAAATGAAGATCTCGCGAAGCGTTCGGAAAAACTAAAGCAGGCTGGTCAACTGATTGGCGAAGCTGTAACCGGCAGTTGA
- a CDS encoding amidohydrolase: MTHLNAIAKVLVAILVIAVTVPKTAAQPPTADTIYQGGTILTINPEQPEVEAVATREGKIVACGSEADLMKLRGETTRLIDLKGQVMLPGFVDGHGHCFQAGLHATVASLLPPPDSGIDSIAKIQGALRKWSTNPLAQKYKVILGNGYDDSQLKEQRHPTRQELDEVSTDMAIMAIHQSGHLATVNSKALEQLGYTADTPNPPGGAIRREDDGKTPNGVLEENALMLAIAKLLPPFNAEELDRIAKAGQQLYAEYGYTMAQEGRSLDFSTETWLRLAESDGMLIDVVCYPDITATDKPMGLDGKWHTAEMKNGFRIGGVKLSFDGSPQGKTAYLSKPYFVPPHGRAASYRGYPILQQEEANRKVDLCYRNGWQFLIHCNGDSASDQMLEAVRQAQKTHGKDASRRDVMVHCQTVRFDQLGQMKDLGIYPSFFGLHCFYWGDWHRDSVLGPERAERISPARTAQRMGMKFTEHHDAPVTLPSAIRILSAVVTRRTRSGDILGAAECLDVDTALRTLTIWAAEQHFEESRRGSIAVGKLADFVVLDRNPHEVDLDDLASIEVQQTIKEDKMIYEKK, translated from the coding sequence ATGACTCACCTGAACGCCATTGCCAAAGTTCTTGTCGCAATCCTTGTCATTGCGGTGACCGTCCCGAAGACCGCTGCGCAACCTCCGACAGCGGACACCATTTATCAAGGCGGCACAATCCTGACGATTAATCCGGAACAACCGGAGGTCGAAGCCGTGGCGACTCGGGAAGGCAAAATTGTCGCCTGCGGTAGCGAAGCGGATTTGATGAAACTGCGTGGCGAAACCACTCGCCTGATCGACCTGAAAGGGCAAGTCATGCTGCCCGGTTTTGTGGACGGTCACGGTCATTGCTTTCAAGCCGGTCTCCACGCGACGGTCGCCAGCCTGTTGCCGCCGCCCGATTCCGGGATCGATTCGATCGCCAAAATTCAGGGTGCCCTAAGAAAGTGGAGCACCAACCCGCTGGCTCAAAAGTACAAGGTGATTCTGGGCAACGGCTACGATGATTCGCAGCTCAAGGAACAGCGGCACCCGACGCGACAGGAGCTTGACGAAGTCTCGACGGACATGGCCATCATGGCTATCCATCAATCGGGGCACTTGGCGACCGTCAACAGCAAGGCACTCGAACAACTCGGCTATACCGCTGACACGCCCAACCCACCCGGTGGAGCGATTCGCCGAGAGGATGACGGCAAAACGCCTAACGGTGTGCTGGAAGAAAATGCGCTGATGCTCGCAATCGCAAAGCTTCTTCCGCCATTCAATGCCGAAGAACTCGACCGCATCGCCAAGGCGGGGCAGCAGCTTTATGCCGAGTATGGTTACACGATGGCTCAGGAAGGTCGCTCGTTGGACTTCAGTACTGAGACGTGGTTGCGTTTGGCCGAATCGGATGGAATGCTGATCGACGTCGTTTGTTATCCCGACATCACCGCCACGGACAAGCCGATGGGGCTGGATGGAAAGTGGCACACCGCCGAGATGAAAAACGGCTTCCGCATTGGCGGCGTGAAGCTTAGCTTTGACGGTTCGCCTCAGGGAAAAACGGCGTATTTGAGTAAACCGTATTTTGTTCCGCCGCATGGTCGAGCGGCGAGCTATCGTGGTTATCCGATTTTGCAGCAGGAAGAAGCCAATCGAAAAGTTGATTTGTGTTACCGCAACGGTTGGCAGTTCCTGATTCATTGCAACGGCGATTCGGCCAGCGACCAAATGCTTGAAGCGGTCCGGCAGGCTCAGAAGACTCACGGAAAAGATGCGTCGCGTCGCGACGTGATGGTTCATTGCCAGACCGTTCGTTTTGACCAACTTGGTCAGATGAAGGATTTGGGGATCTACCCTTCGTTCTTTGGCTTGCATTGTTTTTACTGGGGCGATTGGCACCGAGATTCCGTTTTGGGCCCTGAACGAGCCGAACGAATCAGCCCCGCCCGAACGGCTCAGCGAATGGGCATGAAGTTCACCGAGCATCATGACGCACCGGTGACTCTGCCCAGTGCCATTCGGATTCTTTCAGCCGTCGTCACGCGGCGAACACGCTCCGGCGACATCTTGGGTGCCGCCGAATGTCTGGACGTCGACACGGCCTTGCGGACGCTGACGATTTGGGCCGCCGAACAGCACTTCGAGGAATCCCGTCGCGGTTCGATCGCCGTTGGCAAGCTGGCGGACTTCGTGGTGCTTGACCGCAATCCGCATGAAGTGGATCTCGACGACCTGGCCTCGATCGAAGTGCAACAAACGATCAAAGAGGACAAGATGATCTACGAGAAAAAGTAA
- a CDS encoding ISL3 family transposase, with protein MQGTDFYEQILGLTGPWFVADVQLDMEAQQVDVFVEHGEGETFCCPDCDRQLPCYDHTKSRKWRHLDTMQFATILHARTPRVKCPDHGVKQIRLPWAEKNSRFSLFFERFAIDVLLATQTVKGACSILGISWDESWHILQKAVARGKDRKQSKNLPRIGIDEKAFRKRHNYVTLIYDLDKSTVEAISDGHDTAAADACFDQLSDSEKQSVEAVAMDMSAAYVKSTKGNIALAEQKIVHDRFHIMKLATEAVDKVRRSEQKKLRAEGDDRLTGTRYLWLSGQENLSEKQQERFDAAWKAELLTGKAWAYKEMLRDLWVHDTPAEATTFFNDWYKRVIHTKLEPMKKVARTIKERLANVVSYCTHGITNAVAEGMNSKIMAIKRRVGGYRNRDNFKTAILFYCGGLDLYPQ; from the coding sequence ATGCAGGGAACAGACTTTTACGAACAGATTTTGGGACTGACGGGGCCGTGGTTTGTGGCGGACGTTCAGCTGGATATGGAAGCTCAACAGGTCGACGTTTTCGTCGAACATGGCGAGGGCGAAACTTTTTGCTGTCCGGATTGCGACAGGCAGCTGCCGTGCTATGACCACACGAAGTCTCGCAAATGGCGGCATCTGGACACGATGCAATTTGCGACCATCCTTCATGCCCGCACGCCTCGCGTGAAGTGCCCGGATCATGGCGTCAAACAGATCAGGCTTCCCTGGGCGGAAAAGAACAGCCGCTTCTCATTGTTCTTTGAACGCTTCGCCATCGACGTTCTTCTGGCCACACAAACCGTGAAAGGGGCGTGCAGCATTCTGGGGATCTCATGGGATGAATCGTGGCACATTCTGCAGAAGGCGGTGGCTCGCGGGAAGGATCGCAAACAATCGAAGAACCTCCCTCGAATCGGCATCGACGAGAAAGCCTTTCGAAAACGACACAACTACGTCACGCTGATCTATGACTTGGACAAGAGCACTGTCGAAGCGATTTCCGATGGTCATGACACGGCAGCCGCTGATGCCTGTTTCGATCAGCTTTCCGACAGTGAAAAGCAGTCTGTGGAGGCGGTTGCGATGGACATGAGTGCCGCATACGTCAAGAGCACCAAAGGCAACATTGCATTGGCCGAACAGAAGATTGTGCACGACCGCTTTCACATCATGAAGCTGGCAACCGAAGCCGTCGACAAGGTCCGTCGGTCGGAGCAGAAGAAGCTTCGCGCCGAAGGCGATGATCGATTGACGGGAACTCGGTATCTGTGGCTTTCAGGCCAGGAGAATCTCAGCGAAAAACAGCAGGAACGCTTTGATGCCGCATGGAAGGCAGAGTTACTCACGGGCAAAGCGTGGGCCTACAAGGAGATGCTGCGAGACCTCTGGGTTCATGACACTCCGGCAGAGGCCACGACGTTCTTCAATGACTGGTACAAGCGAGTCATCCACACAAAGCTGGAGCCAATGAAGAAAGTCGCTCGCACGATCAAAGAACGCTTAGCCAATGTGGTGAGCTACTGCACTCACGGAATCACAAACGCCGTCGCCGAAGGAATGAACAGCAAAATCATGGCCATCAAACGAAGAGTCGGCGGATACCGAAACCGCGACAACTTCAAAACCGCCATCCTCTTCTACTGCGGAGGACTCGATCTCTACCCACAATAA
- a CDS encoding HdeD family acid-resistance protein, with product MTGVKETALNDCTLSEELGAIKKNWWAMLLAGIVFTLGGLTAMAFPFLSSLSITMTLGIVSLVCGAVTIVTSFFAGRWGLFFMQLFYGVAYLVIGGLMVYSPIATNAAITLLIAAFAIAGGFFRCIAAVAMRFPRWGWTMVGGIINIVFGFYIISLFPGVALWLLGLLVGVDLFIAGVSWMLLSFDAKRLPNTIVHEAS from the coding sequence ATGACGGGAGTAAAAGAAACTGCATTGAATGATTGCACGTTGTCCGAAGAGCTGGGAGCGATTAAGAAGAACTGGTGGGCGATGCTGCTTGCTGGAATCGTCTTTACGTTGGGTGGACTGACTGCAATGGCCTTCCCATTCCTGTCGTCGCTATCCATCACGATGACACTGGGAATTGTCTCTCTGGTTTGTGGCGCAGTGACGATCGTAACCTCGTTTTTTGCTGGTCGGTGGGGGTTGTTTTTCATGCAACTCTTTTATGGCGTTGCCTACCTCGTGATTGGCGGATTGATGGTTTATTCCCCGATCGCAACCAATGCTGCGATTACTTTGCTGATTGCGGCTTTTGCCATTGCGGGAGGGTTCTTTCGCTGCATTGCCGCCGTTGCGATGAGGTTTCCCCGGTGGGGATGGACAATGGTCGGTGGCATCATCAATATCGTTTTCGGATTCTACATCATCAGCCTGTTTCCAGGCGTCGCATTGTGGCTGTTGGGGCTGCTGGTTGGAGTCGACCTGTTCATCGCAGGCGTCTCGTGGATGCTGCTTTCATTCGATGCGAAGAGACTTCCCAATACTATCGTGCACGAAGCAAGTTGA
- a CDS encoding DUF1656 domain-containing protein has product MFQITMIPHETSFEWVYFPPFFFTVLLGFVATLVTTEILNRTGLSKHFWHPGLCFLAIWILMTSVVGLCVVPP; this is encoded by the coding sequence GTGTTTCAGATCACCATGATTCCACACGAAACATCATTTGAATGGGTCTACTTCCCACCATTTTTCTTTACGGTGTTGCTTGGCTTTGTCGCAACCTTGGTGACGACTGAAATCCTCAACCGAACGGGCCTCAGCAAGCACTTCTGGCATCCGGGGCTGTGTTTTCTTGCGATTTGGATTTTGATGACATCTGTGGTGGGCTTGTGTGTCGTTCCACCATAG
- a CDS encoding alpha/beta fold hydrolase has protein sequence MNNSNLDNIPDGFTSAKMTRSDVNLKYVRGGSGETPVILLHGWPQRWTSWRKVMPRLMKDFDVIAVDLRGIGDSDKPPAGYEKKTMAADLLALMGELELDRAHIVAHDIGAMIAFAFAYQWPDRARSITLIDAPMPGTEIFETIRTHPVCWHFAFHAAPEVPEALTRGREEYYYDHFMNSVGEIDEQEIIDTIHTYSDPETATAGFNLYRSFAQDVEDNKEFMQETLKVPVLGLNGGKNFNFPFLVDSLSPFVESVEGKVLDAGHWIPDTNPEELVGELMPFLSKH, from the coding sequence TTGAACAACTCAAACCTTGACAATATTCCAGACGGATTTACGTCCGCCAAAATGACTCGTTCAGATGTGAATCTGAAGTACGTCCGCGGTGGATCAGGTGAGACGCCGGTTATTTTGCTGCATGGCTGGCCGCAACGATGGACGTCGTGGCGAAAAGTGATGCCGCGTTTAATGAAAGACTTCGACGTCATTGCAGTTGATCTGCGAGGAATCGGGGATTCAGACAAACCGCCGGCAGGCTATGAAAAGAAAACAATGGCAGCGGATCTGCTCGCTTTGATGGGCGAGTTGGAACTCGATCGGGCACACATCGTGGCACATGACATTGGAGCCATGATCGCGTTCGCCTTCGCGTATCAATGGCCAGATCGCGCGAGGAGCATCACGTTGATTGATGCCCCGATGCCCGGCACTGAAATTTTTGAAACGATTCGTACGCATCCGGTGTGCTGGCATTTCGCATTTCACGCGGCCCCGGAGGTTCCCGAGGCATTGACTCGTGGACGCGAAGAATACTACTACGATCACTTCATGAATTCAGTCGGTGAGATTGATGAACAAGAGATCATTGACACAATTCACACATACAGTGATCCAGAAACGGCTACCGCTGGTTTTAATCTCTACCGCAGCTTTGCTCAGGACGTAGAAGACAACAAAGAATTCATGCAGGAAACGCTGAAAGTTCCCGTGCTGGGATTGAACGGGGGAAAGAACTTCAACTTTCCCTTTCTTGTTGATTCGCTATCGCCCTTTGTCGAATCGGTTGAAGGCAAAGTTCTGGATGCTGGGCATTGGATTCCGGATACCAACCCAGAAGAACTGGTGGGCGAATTGATGCCGTTCTTGAGCAAGCACTGA
- a CDS encoding fatty acid cis/trans isomerase yields MMYCKSLMVAFVFLGWCSTQAVHAQPGDDPYATPERDISFAKEVQPILREKCMACHACYDAPAQLNFTNEFGVQRGAAKIEPYENRLTPAPFFKLEQTDKTIDDFRNLGFFSVIEGGKDSIMAQMIKLAYEDKNKWKPNEPIPAHIQLDSITHKTTAPNKREIAGYCASHPRQGMPFASAGLDAKEYTTLMAWLEQGAKFDTTPIEPTKVELEEIVNWEAFLNQDDLEHQLVGRYLYEHMYGYHFYFDKKGQNFYAMVRSSTPLGEPVKPISTRFGNSEIKGKFWYRFAQVDVVIHLKRHVPRDCSGDKLQKYKDLLFEVPFKVEKLPGYTMKERMNMLTTFAAIPAKSRYKFLLHEAFFLERVVGTGPSCRGSLNVSTTAEHTWFIFENPETSLLCNDQEYYDAVAPLLGGVEPMNGLRQSVELLKRIVADSEKAMSIAVDRLKKDPRSAMDDIWKGDTVDGIAGYTCVRNDDNSYHVPGLLGPSPDRLTLSDLAGIERRLYVASVNFDVFSDIGGQLSNREDFSNHRLRSELASIRFFPQEEREAELERIYNKGSKAWRIQDNLPEDLQFPSEIEFKTDDHHEELMQMIMDHLRDNVPVHDSIYRLKDGEQPSQVAKAFRLISDKADELYGTKELGFRQYLDESTIIRVDSEGKEPRIYTMCVEWGIGHLSYIGNIFLRPNLKWDRVTVYDCLMTTYPNFMFNVKDTEAMEFAKAITDADTPEKFVAVVDRWGVRRTNPNFWELFHSIEESMKKEDPRTAGIMDANRYIDYSPDNMPQHLLVDPRMVPGKSGLKR; encoded by the coding sequence ATGATGTACTGTAAGTCTTTGATGGTGGCCTTTGTCTTCTTGGGATGGTGCTCAACACAAGCTGTCCATGCGCAGCCTGGCGACGACCCCTACGCCACCCCCGAGCGAGATATTTCCTTTGCAAAGGAAGTGCAGCCAATTCTTCGAGAGAAGTGCATGGCTTGCCATGCCTGCTATGACGCGCCCGCGCAGTTGAACTTTACGAATGAATTTGGGGTTCAACGTGGAGCGGCCAAGATCGAGCCGTATGAAAACCGTCTCACGCCTGCGCCATTTTTCAAGCTAGAGCAAACCGACAAGACGATTGACGACTTCCGTAACTTGGGGTTTTTCTCAGTTATCGAAGGTGGCAAGGATTCCATCATGGCGCAGATGATCAAGTTGGCTTATGAGGACAAGAATAAATGGAAGCCCAACGAGCCGATCCCTGCTCATATTCAGCTTGACTCAATCACCCACAAGACAACGGCACCCAATAAACGTGAAATCGCTGGTTACTGCGCATCCCATCCGCGTCAAGGGATGCCTTTTGCATCAGCGGGTCTTGACGCCAAGGAGTACACAACGCTGATGGCTTGGCTGGAGCAGGGAGCCAAGTTTGATACGACGCCAATTGAGCCCACTAAGGTAGAGCTCGAAGAAATCGTTAACTGGGAAGCGTTTTTGAATCAGGATGATCTTGAGCACCAGTTGGTGGGGCGATACTTATACGAGCACATGTATGGTTATCACTTCTACTTTGACAAAAAAGGCCAGAACTTTTATGCCATGGTGAGATCGTCGACCCCTCTAGGAGAACCTGTAAAGCCGATTTCAACTCGCTTTGGCAATTCCGAAATTAAAGGCAAGTTTTGGTACCGGTTCGCTCAAGTGGACGTAGTTATTCACCTCAAGCGTCACGTCCCAAGGGACTGCTCTGGTGACAAGTTGCAGAAGTATAAGGATCTCTTGTTTGAGGTCCCTTTCAAGGTTGAGAAACTGCCTGGTTACACGATGAAGGAACGCATGAACATGTTGACGACATTTGCAGCCATCCCTGCAAAGTCTCGCTATAAGTTCCTGCTTCACGAGGCTTTCTTTCTGGAGCGTGTTGTAGGGACTGGACCGTCCTGCCGAGGAAGTTTGAACGTAAGCACGACCGCGGAACATACCTGGTTTATCTTTGAGAATCCAGAAACGTCGCTGCTGTGCAATGATCAGGAGTACTACGATGCAGTTGCTCCGCTCCTGGGTGGAGTCGAGCCGATGAATGGCCTGCGTCAATCGGTTGAGCTTTTGAAACGCATCGTTGCAGACAGTGAGAAGGCCATGTCGATTGCTGTTGATCGCCTTAAGAAGGATCCGCGATCAGCCATGGATGATATTTGGAAGGGGGACACGGTTGACGGTATCGCTGGCTACACCTGTGTCCGCAATGACGACAACTCCTATCATGTTCCCGGTTTGCTCGGTCCCTCTCCGGATCGGCTGACGCTCTCTGATCTTGCTGGTATCGAACGACGTCTGTACGTGGCTTCCGTGAATTTCGACGTCTTTTCAGATATTGGTGGGCAGCTATCCAATCGCGAGGACTTTTCAAATCATCGCTTGCGGTCTGAACTGGCTTCGATTCGTTTTTTTCCGCAGGAAGAACGAGAGGCGGAGTTGGAGCGTATTTACAACAAAGGCAGCAAGGCTTGGAGGATTCAAGACAATCTGCCTGAAGACCTTCAGTTTCCTTCAGAGATCGAATTCAAGACTGATGATCATCACGAAGAGTTGATGCAGATGATCATGGATCACTTGAGGGACAATGTTCCGGTCCATGACTCAATTTATCGCCTCAAGGATGGCGAGCAGCCTAGTCAAGTTGCCAAAGCCTTCCGGCTGATAAGCGACAAGGCCGATGAATTGTACGGCACCAAGGAACTTGGCTTTCGGCAATACTTGGACGAGTCGACCATTATTCGTGTCGATTCCGAGGGCAAAGAGCCTCGTATTTACACGATGTGCGTGGAATGGGGGATTGGGCATCTCTCATACATTGGCAACATCTTCTTGCGTCCGAATTTGAAATGGGACCGAGTCACGGTCTATGACTGCCTCATGACTACCTACCCCAACTTCATGTTCAATGTGAAGGACACCGAGGCTATGGAATTTGCCAAAGCCATCACCGATGCGGATACACCAGAGAAGTTTGTTGCGGTTGTCGACCGTTGGGGCGTCAGGCGAACCAATCCAAATTTCTGGGAGTTGTTCCATAGCATTGAGGAGTCCATGAAGAAAGAGGATCCCAGAACCGCCGGAATTATGGATGCCAATCGGTACATTGATTATTCTCCGGACAACATGCCCCAGCATCTGCTTGTCGATCCAAGAATGGTCCCTGGGAAATCAGGATTGAAACGATAA
- a CDS encoding HdeD family acid-resistance protein: protein MSDEFGTLRDSVQDNLTGFTVHELQPLRKKWWCLVLLGVVLISCGIAAIGYPISSTVGAAVLLGIVLLIAGVSTTVGAFWVGKWSAFLLQLIIGIVYCVLGLAMAEAPLATSAGLTMLVAAFAVASGTLRIVASLALRFPQWGWVMLSGVITLLFGVVVFRHFPEASLVLIGIMLGVDMLLWGFAWVMLGWEVRNIPKDGELS from the coding sequence ATGAGTGATGAGTTTGGAACCCTGCGTGATTCCGTTCAGGATAATTTGACAGGCTTTACCGTTCATGAGTTGCAACCGTTGCGAAAAAAATGGTGGTGCTTGGTGTTGTTGGGAGTGGTGCTGATCAGTTGTGGTATCGCCGCGATTGGGTATCCGATCTCTTCGACTGTTGGTGCCGCTGTGTTGCTCGGGATTGTGCTGTTGATCGCTGGAGTTTCAACCACTGTCGGGGCATTTTGGGTAGGCAAATGGAGTGCCTTTTTGCTCCAATTGATTATCGGGATTGTTTACTGCGTGCTTGGGCTGGCAATGGCGGAGGCTCCTCTAGCGACCTCAGCCGGCTTGACCATGCTGGTTGCCGCGTTCGCGGTGGCCAGCGGCACGCTTAGGATTGTCGCATCGCTCGCACTTCGATTTCCGCAGTGGGGGTGGGTTATGCTCAGCGGCGTCATCACACTTCTGTTTGGAGTCGTTGTGTTTCGGCACTTTCCGGAAGCAAGCTTGGTGTTGATTGGGATCATGCTTGGTGTCGACATGTTGTTGTGGGGATTCGCATGGGTGATGCTCGGCTGGGAGGTTCGCAATATTCCCAAAGATGGAGAGCTCAGTTGA
- a CDS encoding TolC family protein yields the protein MPSRLFPCLCTWQSRRQGATSASIGPSFNWKILNYGRIANNVLLQDNRFDQALVNYRNVALTAQREVEDGIIDFLRFHDQLKHQEISAKAAARTAELGRFRYEAGKIAFNSVFVYEADLVSKQDSLIQTRANAALALINTYKALGGGWQIRQREPYDGVNRGVPSPVAFQQTDLEEVPALEAPDSLPDEDDPAQELTIAQ from the coding sequence ATGCCGTCTCGCCTGTTTCCTTGCCTTTGTACTTGGCAATCGCGCAGGCAGGGAGCAACGTCCGCGTCGATTGGCCCTTCGTTTAACTGGAAGATTCTGAACTACGGCCGAATCGCCAACAACGTGCTGTTGCAGGACAACCGATTTGATCAGGCGTTGGTAAACTATCGCAACGTCGCCTTGACGGCTCAGCGAGAAGTCGAAGACGGCATCATCGACTTCCTTCGCTTCCACGATCAACTGAAGCATCAAGAAATCAGCGCCAAAGCGGCCGCCCGCACGGCAGAACTGGGCCGCTTCCGCTACGAGGCAGGCAAGATCGCGTTCAACTCCGTGTTTGTTTACGAAGCCGATCTTGTGTCCAAGCAGGATTCGCTGATTCAGACGCGAGCCAACGCCGCACTGGCACTGATCAACACTTACAAAGCCCTCGGTGGCGGCTGGCAGATTCGCCAACGCGAACCTTACGACGGCGTGAACCGAGGCGTTCCTTCCCCTGTCGCATTCCAACAGACCGATCTTGAAGAGGTCCCCGCGCTGGAAGCACCGGATTCTTTGCCGGATGAAGATGATCCCGCGCAGGAACTAACGATCGCTCAATAA
- a CDS encoding cupin domain-containing protein → MEPMHVKKGEGDQLHIPDFLEMTVLVSSQATDGTLCIMEDVVPPGIGPPRHIHHKQDEVFFVLEGSFKFEVAGQTLSASAGDIAVAPRGVVHAFKNVGESKGVLRYIFSPAGDAEAMFRAICESAKVVGLSHEMLAKAAEPFDQEIVGPPL, encoded by the coding sequence ATGGAACCAATGCATGTCAAAAAAGGCGAAGGAGACCAACTGCATATCCCCGATTTTTTGGAGATGACCGTTCTGGTTTCCAGTCAAGCAACCGATGGGACGCTGTGCATTATGGAGGATGTCGTTCCTCCCGGAATCGGACCGCCACGGCATATCCACCACAAACAGGATGAAGTGTTCTTTGTCTTGGAAGGTTCATTCAAATTCGAGGTTGCTGGACAAACTCTATCGGCCAGTGCGGGTGACATCGCAGTTGCTCCGAGGGGAGTCGTTCACGCGTTTAAGAATGTTGGCGAATCCAAGGGGGTTCTGCGATACATTTTTTCACCGGCGGGGGACGCAGAAGCAATGTTCCGTGCGATTTGTGAATCAGCCAAAGTTGTTGGGCTGTCACATGAGATGCTGGCCAAGGCTGCTGAGCCTTTCGATCAAGAGATCGTTGGCCCGCCTCTATGA